One Oncorhynchus keta strain PuntledgeMale-10-30-2019 chromosome 23, Oket_V2, whole genome shotgun sequence DNA segment encodes these proteins:
- the LOC118402394 gene encoding prostaglandin E2 receptor EP4 subtype-like: MMNYSVNDNGSNISELLQPLCVTYNHSTFPPLRLESKSLVTSATMFAVGVLGNLIAIVVLCISKKEQKETTFYTLVVGMAITDLLGTCFTSPVVIATYIVQRWLGGELLCDLFSFSMLFFGSAGMSILCAMAVERYLAINYAYFYSQYIDRTMARFALMGIYLANIVLCIMPSFGFGKHMRHFPGTWCFLDWRATDPLAASYSFLYGGFMLLLIAVTVLCNFAVCLSLVRMSQKTRIVRAKVSAHGGSLRGFLPSVTSLSAAEIQMFWLLIFMTIVFLVCSIPLVVRIFVNQLYGPAYICAGVKPDYRSDLMAIRFASFNPILDPWVYILCRKNLFFKGCERMKNTVGKVKAGPGPNLVCLGTGSQHSHLSFECTNETSYVSLCTTNYRNEFENQVSTNSKSFTDFTMRQAWDIDTARDNFHPFSVDQTAVLSFQAELAVVSKPAMMASMLGGSKALPVKCAPAGLHRHVSKVDIVTYTFSTPSSCHTEECL; the protein is encoded by the exons ATGATGAATTATTCCGTCAATGACAATGGCTCGAACATTTCAGAACTACTCCAACCGCTCTGTGTCACCTACAACCACAGCACTTTCCCACCTCTGCGACTGGAATCCAAATCCCTGGTCACTTCAGCCACTATGTTCGCCGTTGGAGTCCTGGGGAACCTCATTGCCATTGTTGTGTTGTGCATCTCAAAGAAAGAACAGAAGGAGACCACTTTCTATACGCTGGTTGTTGGAATGGCTATCACGGACCTGTTGGGCACCTGTTTCACCAGCCCGGTGGTTATCGCCACCTACATAGTCCAGAGGTGGCTCGGCGGGGAACTACTGTGCGATTTATTCTCCTTCTCTATGCTCTTTTTCGGCTCTGCTGGAATGTCCATCCTGTGCGCCATGGCAGTTGAACGATACTTGGCCATAAACTACGCATACTTTTACTCTCAATATATTGACCGGACAATGGCGCGTTTCGCGCTCATGGGTATCTACCTGGCCAACATTGTGTTGTGCATCATGCCCAGCTTTGGGTTCGGGAAGCACATGCGCCACTTTCCGGGCACTTGGTGTTTCTTGGACTGGAGGGCGACGGACCCCCTCGCCGCCTCGTATTCGTTTCTTTACGGTGGGTTCATGTTGCTGTTGATTGCGGTGACAGTTCTGTGCAATTTCGCAGTGTGTCTGTCACTTGTGAGGATGAGCCAGAAGACGCGGATAGTGAGAGCGAAAGTGTCCGCGCACGGTGGCTCACTGCGCGGGTTCCTGCCCTCTGTCACCAGCCTGTCCGCGGCTGAGATCCAAATGTTCTGGCTGCTAATATTTATGACCATCGTTTTCCTGGTGTGCTCCATTCCTTTAGTG GTGCGCATCTTTGTAAACCAGCTGTATGGTCCTGCCTACATCTGTGCTGGAGTGAAACCGGATTACCGGAGTGATCTGATGGCCATCCGCTTTGCCTCTTTCAACCCCATTCTGGACCCCTGGGTCTACATCCTCTGTCGGAAGAACCTGTTTTTTAAGGGCTGTGAGAGGATGAAGAATACAGTTGGAAAAGTCAAGGCGGGGCCCGGGCCTAATTTAGTCTGTCTTGGCACTGGCAGTCAACATTCACACCTGTCATTTGAATGCACTAACGAGACCAGTTATGTGTCATTATGCACAACCAACTACAGAAATGAATTCGAGAACCAGGTTAGCACCAATAGTAAATCGTTTACAGACTTTACCATGCGACAAGCCTGGGACATTGACACAGCGCGGGATAACTTCCATCCGTTTAGTGTCGACCAAACTGCCGTGCTCAGCTTCCAGGCGGAACTTGCTGTGGTGTCCAAACCGGCCATGATGGCGTCAATGCTCGGAGGCAGTAAGGCGCTTCCGGTGAAGTGCGCGCCAGCAGGTCTCCATAGGCATGTCAGTAAAGTGGACATAGTCACCTATACCTTCAGCACACCTAGCTCCTGTCATACGGAGGAATGCCTCTGA